TGGTTACGAGAAATCCACTGATCAGACAGCACAAAGTTATTATCGGCACCCCTACCAAATGTCCAGCAGCTAGACTCGACTAGTGGCAAGTAACGATCGCCACTAGCTCCTCGTTGAATCAAATGGGGAGCAGATTGAAAGTTCATCACAAATCGATCAGCCTAGTTATGACCAAGACTGTGCCAACTTTCGTAAGCTATCACGAACAGTGATGCAAGTGACAGGGGCAAGTCCACTATGAGAAAGTGTCTCCTTGTACCCTCATCCTAACCTATCATTAAGATTCTGCTCGTGGAACAAGTTGTTCCTTAAGTTATTGAGCAGTTGCACCTATTAACACAACAAGTCTGGCTTAACCCTATGCACCTTCTCAATCCTAAGGGAGAATTGTCTAGCAGCGGGATATATCAGGTTATCGTGATGCTGCTTTCGCTAGAACAACTTGCAGAAGTTCTAACGTCAAGCAATTCTTCAAAGGCAACAGCATCTTAGGCGCTAAAACAGCAACATACCAAAAGTGGGGGAACTAGCCCCCACTCGATGGCTTAAGATTAGAACTCTACCGGCATAGCATTAACCTTGAAGACCTGCCCTTAGGCTGACTGACTAAGATTGACCTTCACAATCTTGCTCTTTTCCTCTTCGGCCTTGGGCAAGTACAATTGCAGAATGCCGTCCTTGTAGTCAGCTTTCACAGACTGATTCTGAACACGCACCGGCAAGGGAATAACCCGCTGGAACTTGCCATAGCGAAACTCAGTGCGGACATAACCATCTTCTTCAGAGCGCTTTTCAGAACGACGCTCACCAGCAATGGATACAGACTCTGCTGTCACTTGAATATCGAGATCTTTAGCATCCATCCCTGGCAATTCAACGCGCAGTTCCACTGCATCTGGAGTTTCGTGCATTTCAGCAGCAGGTACAAAGGATGTAGATTGAGTTGTTTCGGTGCTTATAGCATCAAATAGCCGATTCATTTCCCGCTGAAGGGCAGTGATTTCACGGAACGGTTCCCAACGAATAAGAGCCATAGTCATAACCTCCTAATCTGTAGTCGAATGAGTATTAACTCAATCTGCTTTTAGATTAGCAATGG
This sequence is a window from Cyanobacteriota bacterium. Protein-coding genes within it:
- a CDS encoding Hsp20/alpha crystallin family protein, giving the protein MALIRWEPFREITALQREMNRLFDAISTETTQSTSFVPAAEMHETPDAVELRVELPGMDAKDLDIQVTAESVSIAGERRSEKRSEEDGYVRTEFRYGKFQRVIPLPVRVQNQSVKADYKDGILQLYLPKAEEEKSKIVKVNLSQSA